A genomic segment from Melanotaenia boesemani isolate fMelBoe1 chromosome 9, fMelBoe1.pri, whole genome shotgun sequence encodes:
- the rrp8 gene encoding ribosomal RNA-processing protein 8, whose protein sequence is MFNEDEDWSDEQEAQVLSETVLKKTQKANSSADVKVVGKKSLLRTLQTLGSVPEWESNNPLQGSDSETDTAPSHSKKKKKKKSRRKRKHTEKSEEQQENEDINQTVKEETPLPKKKRKGKETGSTNKITAGEKKEKDITDSAQVNTNIPQSTERMNRQQWKNKMKNKRKCKNKFRQNKPEETANKAVTAHKQEPKEEGKIDSQNDNNNNENINQATTQKRKKKERKPLKRKNTDEDTTSTEEQQQKAENKMQRREAEKSSSDSSGVGSKHIIGELQVKITDDQQESSMTRRKPELGKEQSLKRQKLRKILFSQETDQRASPAEQKDGPALLEEAKKSDSFRSRMEQRLESARFRYINEVLYSTTSGEAKRMFQQDPQAFWIYHKGYTAQVQRWPANPVDEIIAYIQKKSPSLVVADFGCGDCKIARSVKNKVHSFDLAATCDLVTVCDMANVPLDDGSVDIAVFCLSLMGTNLADFLAEANRVLKNGGVIKIAEVASRFDNVRNFISSLASLGFKMVSKDTENTHFYSFEFKKTGNAPKNVKKYGLQLKPCVYKKR, encoded by the exons ATGTTTAATGAAGATGAAGACTGGAGTGATGAACAAGAAGCCCAGGTTTTGAGTGAAACTGTTctcaaaaaaacacagaaggcGAACAGCAGCGCAGATGTTAAG GTTGTGGGGAAAAAGAGCCTGCTGCGGACCCTGCAGACACTCGGATCAGTACCAGAGTGGGAGAGCAACAACCCTCTGCAGGGTAGTGACAGTGAGACAGACACAGCACCATCACAcagtaagaagaagaagaagaagaaaagcaggaggaaaagaaaacatacagaGAAATCAGAGGAGCAGCAAGAGAATGAAGATATTAATCAGACAGTCAAGGAGGAAACAcctttaccaaaaaaaaagagaaaaggaaaggaaactG GGTCCACAAACAAAATCACTGCtggagagaaaaaggagaaagacaTCACAGATTCTGCTCAAGTTAACACAAACATACCACAAAGCACAGAGAGAATGAATAGACAACAGTGGAAAAACAAGATGAAGAAcaagagaaaatgcaaaaataaattcagacaGAATAAACCTGAGGAGACTGCAAACAAAGCAGTGACGGCTCATAAACAGGAGCCAAAGGAAGAGGGCAAAATAGATTCACAAAACGACAAtaacaacaatgaaaacatcaaTCAGGCAACAAcccagaaaagaaagaagaaagagcgTAAACcactgaaaaggaaaaacactgaCGAGGACACTACATCCACAGAGGAACAGCAACAGAAAGCAGAGAATAAAATGCAAAGAAGAGAAGCTGAGAAAAGTTCATCAGATTCATCTGGTGTTGGATCAAAACACATCATAGGTGAACTTCAAGTGAAGATCACAGATGATCAGCAGGAGTCCTCCATGACAAGACGCAAACCTGAGCTGGGCAAAGAACAGAGTCTGAAAAGACAGAAACTCCGGAAGATCCTCTTCAGCCAGGAAACGGACCAACGTGCAAGTCCAGCTGAGCAGAAAGACGGGCCGGCCTTGCTGGAGGAGGCGAAAAAAAGCGACTCCTTCCGATCACGCATGGAGCAACGGTTGGAATCGGCTCGTTTCCGCTACATCAATGAAGTTTTGTACAGTACAACCAGCGGCGAGGCAAAGCGGATGTTCCAGCAAGACCCGCAGGCTTTCTGGATTTACCATAAAGGTTACACGGCACAGGTTCAGAGGTGGCCTGCAAATCCAGTGGATGAGATCATCGCTTACATCCAGAAAAA ATCTCCCTCTCTGGTGGTTGCAGACTTTGGGTGTGGTGACTGTAAAATAGCACGCAGCGTGAAGAATAAAGTGCACAGCTTCGATCTTGCAGCTACCTGCGACCTCGTCACAGTCTGTGACATGGCAAAC GTGCCTCTTGATGACGGCTCTGTGGACATCgctgtgttttgtctttctctCATGGGGACCAACCTGGCTGACTTCTTGGCTGAGGCCAATCGAGTATTAAAAAATGG GGGGGTCATTAAAATCGCAGAAGTGGCGAGTAGATTTGATAACGTGCGGAACTTCATCTCTTCTCTGGCAAGTCTTGGATTCAAGATGGTGTCCAAG gatacagaaaacacacatttctacTCCTTTGAGTTTAAGAAGACAGGAAATGCTCCAAAAAACGTAAAGAAATATGGACTGCAGTTGAAGCCCTGTGTGTACAAGAAAAGATGA